In Gammaproteobacteria bacterium, the sequence CGGCGCGTTCGTCAATCTCGCGTGCGCGCGGCGCGATCTCGGTATCGGCGAATCGCCGCACCGTGTCGCGCAGCAGATCGAGTTCTTCGTTGATTTGTGTGCTGATCGTGGCCAAAGTCATTCCTTGAATTGTGGGAGCGACGGTCTCCGTCGCGATTCGCAAGTTATCGCGGTCGGTACGACCGCTCCCGCAAATGGATCAATGTTTGCCGTTGCGTCGTCCCGCGAAATGGCGTTCGTAGGGCTGGTTGACCGTGGGCAGCTTGACCTTGCCGAGGGCGGCGATGCGGCCTTCGGCGACCTGGTCGGCGGCCTTGTAAGTGGGAATCTTCTCGCGGTCGGCAAGTGCGAAGATGTTGCCCATGATGTCGTAAATGCCGTTCACCATGCGGTTGGCGCGCTCGCGGTTGTAGCCCTGCAATTCGATGGACACGTTCATCAAGCCGCCGGCATTGATGGCGTAGTCCGGCGCATACAGGATGCCTTTGCCGTGCAGCTCGTCGCCGCAGGCGTCGGTAGCCAGTTGGTTGTTGGCGGAGCCGGCCACGATTTCGCAACGCAACTGCGCAATGGATTTCTCGTTGATGGTCGCACCCAGCGCGCACGGCACGTACACCTTGGCGTTCACGCCGTAAATCTCCTCCATCTTTACCGCTTCGGCGCCGAGCGCCACGCATTGGTCAATGCGATCCTGGTGCATGTCGGTCACGAACACCTTGGCATCTGCGTCGCGCAGGTGTTTGACTATGTGATAGCCGACGTGGCCCAGGCCTTGTACCGCGTAGCTGACCTTCTTGAGATCGGTGTGGCCGTAGCGCCGCTGGAGGCAGGCCTTGATGCCCTGGATCACGCCGAGGGCGGTGAACGGCGAGGGGTCGCCCGAACCGCCGTGCACCGGGTGCACGCCGGTGACGTAATCGGTTTCCTGGAAGATGTATTCCATGGCCTGCACATCGGTGTTCACGTCTTCGGCGGTCACGTAGCGGCCGCCGAGCGACTGCACGAAACGCCCAAAAGCGCGGAATAGCGCTTCGGATTTCAACACTGGATCGCCGATGATGACCGCCTTGCCACCGCCGAGATTCAGGCCCGACACCGCCGCCTTGTAGGTCATGCCGCGGGACAGGCGCAGCACGTCGGTCAGCGCTTCCTGCTCATTGCGGTACGGCCACATGCGCAACCCGCCGAGCGCCGGGCCGAGCACGGTGTTATGGATGGCGACGATGGCCTTGAGGCCGGATTCGGGGTGATGAAAAAACACCACCTGTTCATGCCCCATGGTGTCAAGCGTGCTGAAGAGCTCCATACATCCTCCTCAAGGCATACGGATTGAAAATTCGGCTGGAAACTTCTCCCGCGTCACGCAAGCTGCCGGCGCCGGGCCTGTGGGCCCAATCGGGCCGGGGGAGCGCGGCATTATAACCGTTGAGCGCGGTTCGCCGAACAGTGCTTGACGGCCGTCGTACAATACCGCGGCCGCAACCCTACCGTCCGCGGCATTTTTTTAACGGCCGTTCGCAGTCCGCATGGATATCACCAGTCTCAATCTCTGGAACCCCGTTGTCGGGCTCGGCCCCGGAATCGCGCTACTCACCGCGTTTTTCCTCGGATTGATCCACGGCATCACGCCCGACGAACACACTTGGCCGATTACCTTCAGCTATTCGGTGGGCAGTTACAGCAGCCGCGGCGGCATGCGCGCCGGGCTGATGTTCTCGCTGGCGTTTACCGTGCAACGCGCCATCGCGAGCGAGATTGCATACTTCGCGGTCACCTGGCTCATCGTCTCGGAGCGCTGGAACTTCGCCTTGTACGTGGTGGTGGGCGCGCTGATGCTGATGTCCGGCTGGTACGTGCTGCGCCGCCACCGGCTGCTGCATTTGTTCCACAGCCACAACCTCGACCACCCGGACGAGCCGCACGCGTTGCCGAACTACATGCCGCTGGTGCATGGCTTCGTGGCGGGCTGGGGCACAGGTGCATTCGCGCTCATCGTCTATACGGTGCTGGCGCCGGCCATGCCCGGACCGGCATTCGGATTCCTGCCGGGCCTGCTGTTCGGGCTCGGCACCATGGTGATGCAGATCCTGTTTGGAGCGCTGGTGGGCGCATGGATGGCGCGTCGCCGGCTTGACGACACGGCGCGCACGCGCGTGGCGCGCATGGTCGCGGGGCGCACGTTGTTCTGGGGTGGTCTTGCGTTCGTCGCCCTCGGCATCGCGGGTTTCATTTACCCTGGGCTCGGCACCGCCGGGCTGGAGACCGGCGTGCGCGTGCACAACCTGTCGCGCATCGGCGTCGGCTTTCTGCTGGCGGTGCTGGTGCCCTTTGGCGCCGGCAGTTACGCCATGATCCGCTCGCTGCGCGAGGTCCGCGCCACGGGCTACGAGCGGGACCCGACCCGAGCCGCGCCCCCGTAACCGGGCCGCTATAATGCGGTAGTCGCCCCCGTCGAGAGCCGCATGAGCACCGTCGTTCCCAAATCCGAAACGTCAGAACTGGCTCAGACCGCCCGCCTGCCGCTGCGCTTCGTGACCGCGGCCAGCTTGTTCGACGGTCACGACGCGGCCATCAACATCATGCGCCGCATCATTCAGAGCGAGGGCGCCGAGGTGATCCATCTCGGCCACAACCGCTCGGTCGAGGACGTGGTGCGCGCCGCGTTGCAGGAGGACGCCGACGCCATCGCCATCAGCTCCTACCAGGGCGGGCACATCGAATACTTCAAGTACATGGTGGACATGCTGCGCGAACGCGGCGCTGCGCACATCCGCGTATTCGGCGGCGGCGGCGGCACCATCACGCCGGAGGAAATCGCGGAACTCGAGAAATACGGCGTGGAGCGCCTCTACCACCCGAACGACGGCATGCACATGGGCCTGGTGCACATGATCGAGGACGTGGTCGAACGCGCGCGCGAGCACCGTGTCGCGCCCGCCAAACCCGCCAAGGTGTCGCCGGGTGACGAACTTTCCGTAGGGCGCATGCTCACCGCCATCGAAGCTGGTGTATTGAGCGAGCCCGAACTCACGCGCCTGCGCAAGCAGTGGGAACTCGCCGGCAAGAAAGTGCCGGTGGTGGGCGTCACCGGCACCGGTGGCGCGGGCAAATCCTCGGTGGTGGACGAACTGCTGCTGCGCTTTCTGCACGCTTTCCCCGGCATGCGCATCGCGGTGCTGGCGGTGGACCCCACGCGCCGGCGCACCGGCGGTGCGCTCTTGGGCGACCGCATCCGCATGAATGCGCTGCGCAGCCACCACGTGTTCATGCGCTCCATGGCCACGCGCCGCGCGCACGCCGCGACCAACGCCATGCTCAAGGATTGCATCGCGTTCCTGCGCGGCCAGGGCTATGACTTGGTGATGGTCGAGACCGCCGGTATCGGCCAGAGCGATTCCGAGATCGTGGACCTCGTGGATTTCGCCATGTATGTGATGA encodes:
- a CDS encoding Glu/Leu/Phe/Val dehydrogenase dimerization domain-containing protein yields the protein MELFSTLDTMGHEQVVFFHHPESGLKAIVAIHNTVLGPALGGLRMWPYRNEQEALTDVLRLSRGMTYKAAVSGLNLGGGKAVIIGDPVLKSEALFRAFGRFVQSLGGRYVTAEDVNTDVQAMEYIFQETDYVTGVHPVHGGSGDPSPFTALGVIQGIKACLQRRYGHTDLKKVSYAVQGLGHVGYHIVKHLRDADAKVFVTDMHQDRIDQCVALGAEAVKMEEIYGVNAKVYVPCALGATINEKSIAQLRCEIVAGSANNQLATDACGDELHGKGILYAPDYAINAGGLMNVSIELQGYNRERANRMVNGIYDIMGNIFALADREKIPTYKAADQVAEGRIAALGKVKLPTVNQPYERHFAGRRNGKH